From a single Stomoxys calcitrans chromosome 4, idStoCalc2.1, whole genome shotgun sequence genomic region:
- the LOC106087408 gene encoding probable H/ACA ribonucleoprotein complex subunit 1, which yields MKYWLILSFLCALMAFIRASPLPGGGGGGGGGGGGRGCNCEPGGGGGGGGGGGGGYGNGPGGAGGAGGPDCVRPSWMPPCP from the exons ATGAAATATTGgctaattttaagttttctatgtGCCTTGATGGCATTCATTAGAG CTTCTCCTTTgcctggtggtggtggcggaggCGGAGGAGGTGGTGGCGGCCGTGGCTGTAATTGTGAGCCTGGTGGTGGTGGAGGCGGcggcggcggtggtggtggcggcTATGGCAATGGTCCTGGCGGTGCGGGCGGAGCCGGTGGTCCCGACTGTGTGCGTCCTTCATGGATGCCACCATGTCCTTAG
- the LOC131996721 gene encoding uncharacterized protein LOC131996721, which yields MVTMKVFLLLGFLLICGAIGILGKPQYYGGGGGDGGGGSGNGGYGYGGIGPNGPYGGSGGNGGFGYASSDGTRGSGSSGNGYGYSY from the coding sequence ATGGTGACTATGAAGGTGTTCCTATTGCTTggatttttgctgatttgcgGTGCCATTGGTATTCTAGGAAAACCCCAATATTATGGTGGCGGAGGAGGAGACGGTGGTGGTGGCAGTGGTAATGGTGGTTATGGCTACGGTGGTATAGGACCCAATGGTCCCTATGGCGGTTCAGGTGGAAATGGAGGCTTTGGTTATGCCTCTTCTGATGGAACTCGTGGCAGCGGTTCCAGTGGCAATGGCTATGGTTATTCATATTAA